Proteins co-encoded in one Candidatus Bathyarchaeota archaeon genomic window:
- a CDS encoding HAD family hydrolase gives MVCKAVIFDYIGTLVNCRNYSMDASRDNLHSALVAEGFDVAKDAFLKAYTVAHEKYRKVRYEQFREVTNAVWVAEALCNIGFQVSADDYRVQAALNVFFQDFIDTLEIRAGANKLIKQAHQQYKVGLISNFTYAPVIYKSLRHLHLNDYFHAVVVSEEHGWRKPSPHIFQDALNKLQVQAHEAAFIGDSPIEDIKGAKDAGLKTIFVASQFNTLKNLAESKQQPNYTAKNLKLITEKLDQILST, from the coding sequence ATGGTTTGTAAAGCTGTAATTTTCGATTACATAGGCACATTGGTTAACTGCAGAAACTACAGCATGGATGCTTCACGCGATAATTTGCATTCAGCACTGGTGGCAGAAGGCTTTGACGTTGCCAAGGACGCTTTTTTGAAGGCTTATACTGTTGCTCATGAGAAGTACCGCAAAGTGCGCTATGAACAGTTCAGGGAAGTAACTAATGCTGTCTGGGTGGCAGAAGCACTATGCAATATAGGCTTTCAGGTGTCGGCAGATGATTACCGAGTGCAAGCCGCTTTGAATGTTTTCTTCCAAGACTTTATCGACACACTTGAAATTCGTGCAGGCGCAAACAAACTAATCAAACAAGCTCACCAGCAATACAAAGTAGGCTTAATCTCAAACTTCACCTATGCGCCAGTCATATACAAGAGCCTTAGACACCTACACCTAAACGATTACTTCCACGCGGTCGTAGTTTCAGAGGAGCATGGATGGAGAAAACCAAGCCCACACATTTTCCAAGATGCCCTAAACAAGCTCCAAGTGCAAGCACACGAAGCAGCATTCATCGGCGACAGCCCAATCGAAGACATCAAAGGCGCCAAAGACGCAGGACTAAAAACAATTTTTGTAGCCTCACAATTCAATACCCTAAAAAACCTCGCAGAAAGCAAACAACAACCAAACTACACCGCCAAAAACCTAAAACTGATTACAGAAAAATTAGACCAAATACTATCCACTTAA
- a CDS encoding Mrp/NBP35 family ATP-binding protein — MIDPRTSVIDERLSKIGRIVAVSSGKGGVGKSMVATTLALTLAKQGCSVGLFDLDFTSPSTHIILGAESVQPKEENGLIPPIVRGLKFMSIIYFVGDKPAPLRGVDTSNALIELLTITQWGKLDFLVIDMPPGIGDAVLDLVRLVKRIEFLIVTTPSLLAFETVKKQVALLLELKMHVLGIVENMKMDQAGAVKIQTEKLGLKYLGEIVFDPQVEASIGNEQKLLGTAIGKKMFQIVQTNILIEREKT; from the coding sequence GTGATTGATCCGCGGACAAGCGTAATTGACGAGCGTTTGTCAAAAATCGGCAGAATTGTTGCTGTTTCAAGCGGCAAGGGCGGCGTCGGCAAAAGCATGGTTGCAACCACGTTGGCATTAACGCTCGCTAAGCAAGGTTGCAGTGTTGGCTTGTTTGATTTAGACTTCACCAGCCCGTCAACTCACATTATCCTCGGCGCTGAGAGCGTGCAGCCCAAAGAGGAAAATGGTCTCATTCCTCCAATTGTTCGTGGTTTAAAATTTATGTCAATAATCTATTTTGTGGGCGATAAGCCAGCACCTTTGCGTGGAGTAGACACATCTAATGCGCTCATTGAACTGTTAACCATAACCCAGTGGGGCAAGCTTGACTTTTTGGTAATCGATATGCCTCCTGGAATCGGCGATGCCGTACTTGACTTAGTAAGGCTGGTTAAAAGAATAGAATTTTTAATTGTAACCACACCTTCGCTGTTAGCTTTTGAAACTGTTAAGAAACAAGTCGCATTATTACTTGAGCTCAAGATGCATGTTCTCGGCATCGTAGAGAACATGAAGATGGACCAAGCAGGAGCCGTCAAAATACAAACCGAAAAGCTGGGGTTAAAGTATCTTGGCGAAATTGTTTTCGACCCGCAAGTTGAAGCATCAATAGGCAATGAGCAAAAGTTGCTTGGCACAGCTATCGGCAAAAAAATGTTTCAAATAGTCCAAACCAATATCTTAATTGAAAGAGAGAAAACGTAG
- the hypA gene encoding hydrogenase nickel incorporation protein HypA, protein MHEWALAEAILASARQVADKEKLKEVTVVTIRVGELQQVEPPILRFVLSQMKGGVFKNAKFRILKAKSTLKCRVCGTQWQVSLKKFDKAIAEAIHFVPEVAHTYIKCPKCGSPDFEIVSGRGLWLEDIKGVKAE, encoded by the coding sequence ATGCATGAATGGGCGTTAGCTGAAGCAATCCTTGCATCTGCGAGACAGGTTGCAGACAAAGAAAAATTAAAAGAAGTTACAGTTGTCACCATAAGAGTTGGTGAGCTTCAGCAAGTTGAGCCTCCGATTTTGCGGTTTGTACTCTCACAGATGAAAGGTGGTGTTTTTAAAAACGCAAAATTTCGAATTCTAAAAGCTAAGTCAACGCTCAAGTGCAGAGTTTGCGGAACACAATGGCAGGTTAGCCTCAAAAAATTCGACAAGGCCATCGCCGAAGCCATCCACTTCGTTCCTGAAGTTGCGCATACTTACATTAAGTGCCCTAAATGTGGCAGCCCTGACTTTGAAATCGTCAGCGGGCGAGGCTTATGGCTTGAGGACATAAAAGGAGTTAAAGCAGAGTGA
- a CDS encoding endonuclease Q family protein: protein MNLRVIADLHIHGKYSRATSQQMSIPEIARYAKTKGLNLVGTGDFTHPQWLKEIKQDLTPEQDSGLLKLVNADSPVRFMLQTEVCTIFDYKGESKKVHHVILTPSFEIVDQINERLARFGDLASDGRPILDATAPQLVEEVMTTSADNMVFPAHAWTPWFSLFGAFSGFDAIEDCYQDMTKHIHALETGLSSDPPMNWRLSKLDKYTLLSNSDCHSFWPWRIGREANAFELEKFTYKEVTGAIIQNNPEHFKFTIETDPAYGKYHWTGHRNCKISLPPQEAIKFGNICPVCRRKLTKGVEQRVEELSDRPANYKREGIPGFFHLLPLSEIIAAVLGTDSPSTQAVWKIYSSLVQKFGDEYTVLLDAPQEVLAQVVDAPIAQAIVKVREGTAKVTPGYDGVYGQLVLGVDAPAVKLKPPQIRVQQRSMSDFW, encoded by the coding sequence ATGAATTTGAGAGTTATCGCTGACCTGCATATTCACGGCAAATACAGCCGAGCGACAAGCCAACAAATGAGCATACCTGAAATTGCAAGGTACGCAAAAACCAAAGGTTTAAACCTCGTCGGCACAGGCGATTTCACTCACCCACAGTGGCTAAAGGAAATCAAACAAGACCTCACGCCAGAGCAGGATTCAGGCTTACTAAAACTCGTAAACGCAGACTCACCAGTCCGCTTTATGCTCCAAACCGAAGTCTGCACAATCTTTGATTACAAGGGTGAATCAAAAAAAGTCCACCATGTCATACTTACCCCAAGCTTTGAAATTGTAGACCAAATAAACGAGCGGCTCGCGCGTTTTGGCGATTTAGCCTCTGACGGCAGACCAATCCTTGATGCAACCGCGCCCCAACTCGTCGAAGAGGTCATGACAACTTCAGCCGACAACATGGTTTTCCCTGCGCATGCTTGGACACCGTGGTTTAGCCTCTTCGGCGCATTCAGCGGCTTTGACGCCATCGAGGACTGTTACCAAGACATGACCAAACACATCCACGCCCTAGAAACAGGACTCTCCTCTGACCCGCCTATGAACTGGCGCCTCAGCAAACTCGACAAATACACACTGCTATCCAACAGTGACTGCCACAGTTTCTGGCCATGGCGAATCGGCAGAGAAGCCAACGCCTTTGAGCTGGAAAAATTCACTTACAAAGAAGTCACAGGTGCCATAATCCAAAATAACCCTGAGCATTTCAAGTTTACAATCGAAACTGACCCCGCATACGGCAAGTACCACTGGACAGGACACCGCAACTGCAAAATCAGTCTCCCACCTCAAGAAGCCATCAAATTCGGCAACATCTGCCCAGTCTGCCGCAGAAAACTCACCAAAGGAGTAGAACAACGAGTAGAAGAACTATCTGATAGACCAGCCAACTACAAACGCGAAGGCATACCCGGTTTTTTCCATCTGCTTCCACTTTCCGAGATAATCGCGGCAGTGCTCGGCACCGATTCGCCTTCAACGCAAGCCGTTTGGAAAATTTACAGTTCACTTGTGCAGAAATTTGGCGACGAATATACCGTACTACTAGACGCGCCTCAAGAAGTCTTGGCACAGGTGGTTGATGCGCCAATTGCCCAAGCCATCGTCAAAGTCAGAGAGGGCACCGCGAAAGTTACTCCTGGATACGATGGCGTGTATGGACAGCTTGTTTTGGGTGTTGATGCACCAGCGGTGAAGCTTAAGCCCCCTCAGATTAGAGTGCAGCAGAGGAGCATGAGTGATTTCTGGTAA